A genomic window from Plectropomus leopardus isolate mb unplaced genomic scaffold, YSFRI_Pleo_2.0 unplaced_scaffold19856, whole genome shotgun sequence includes:
- the LOC121965401 gene encoding CDP-diacylglycerol--glycerol-3-phosphate 3-phosphatidyltransferase, mitochondrial-like: VDCMEEALQRSQDSQAPDLKVSVLLDYTRGSRGQINSRTMLLPLLQRFTSQMRVSLYHTPDLRGLLRLLVPQRFNETIGVQHIKVYLFDDSIIISGANLSDSYFTNRQDRYVLLENCREVADFFSDLVEAVGDVSLQLQPNDSVTMLEGMVHPYK; the protein is encoded by the exons gtGGACTGTATGGAGGAAGCTCTACAACGCTCACAGGACAGTCAAGCTCCAGACCTAAAAGTCTCCGTGTTACTGGACTACACTCGCGGCTCACGag GACAGATTAACTCGAGGACCATGCTGCTGCCGTTGTTGCAGCGCTTCACCTCTCAGATGCGGGTTTCTCTGTACCACACGCCAGACCTGCGGgggctgctgcggctgctggtCCCTCAGCGCTTCAACGAGACCATCGGAGTCCAGCACATCAAAGTCTACCTGTTTGACGACAGCATCATCATCAGCGG GGCCAATCTGAGCGACTCGTACTTTACCAACAGACAGGATCGCTATGTGCTGCTGGAGAACTGCAGGGAGGTCGCAGATTTCTTCTCCGACCTGGTGGAGGCCGTGGGAGACGTTTCCCTGCAGCTGCAACCCAACGACTCTGTCACCATGCTGGAGGGCATGGTGCACCCGtacaaag